The following proteins come from a genomic window of Salinicoccus sp. RF5:
- a CDS encoding alkaline phosphatase produces the protein MKKWFIASLLTLFVLASVFGSNPATAAGGGSGSQGADQGSDTPKNVIYLIGDGMGVTYNTAYRYYKNGGFSEDMADTEFDHHLVGQQKTHPHDEEENITDSAASATAMATGSKTYNNAIAVDHELNELETALEVAKASDKSTGLVATSEITHATPASFGAHDESRHNHAEIADDYFDERINDQMKVDVLLGGGIEYFDREDRNLIEEFQNEGYDFVSNAQEMQQSQNNQLLGLFSEGGLPKKWDRTEETPSLENMTQTAIDTLSQDEEGFFLMVEGSQIDWAGHANDIAGAMSEMEDFEAAFAAAIDFAEQDGETLVVATADHNTGGFSLGLDGEYNWNAEPLHEMHRTPEFITEEILETEDIKGTLEAYIDWAFTSEEIGALEEALLLPTADRYGEIEGIIKGAVDKRTFTGWTTGGHTGEDVNVYAYGPGKEKFQGLTDNIEHGDFIKSFMAQ, from the coding sequence ATGAAAAAATGGTTTATTGCTTCACTGCTCACTTTATTTGTTCTGGCATCTGTCTTCGGTTCCAATCCGGCTACAGCTGCTGGTGGAGGTTCCGGTTCCCAAGGTGCGGATCAGGGCTCGGATACTCCAAAGAATGTAATATATCTGATTGGTGACGGAATGGGTGTTACATACAACACCGCCTACAGATACTATAAGAATGGCGGATTTTCCGAAGATATGGCCGATACCGAATTCGACCATCATCTTGTCGGACAGCAGAAGACACATCCACATGACGAAGAGGAAAACATCACAGATTCTGCCGCTTCTGCCACAGCAATGGCTACAGGCTCCAAAACATACAACAATGCCATTGCGGTCGACCACGAGCTGAATGAGCTTGAAACTGCACTCGAGGTCGCCAAAGCGTCAGACAAGTCCACAGGACTCGTCGCAACAAGTGAAATCACACATGCGACACCGGCAAGCTTCGGCGCCCATGACGAATCCAGGCACAATCACGCCGAGATCGCTGATGATTATTTTGACGAAAGAATAAATGATCAGATGAAAGTGGATGTCCTGCTTGGCGGCGGCATCGAATACTTCGACCGTGAAGACCGCAATCTGATTGAAGAATTCCAGAATGAAGGCTATGACTTCGTCAGCAATGCCCAGGAAATGCAGCAGTCACAGAACAACCAGCTGCTTGGCCTGTTCTCAGAAGGCGGCCTGCCCAAGAAATGGGATCGTACAGAAGAGACGCCTTCCCTTGAGAACATGACACAGACAGCGATTGATACTTTGAGTCAGGATGAAGAAGGTTTCTTCCTGATGGTTGAAGGCAGCCAGATCGACTGGGCCGGCCACGCCAATGACATAGCTGGTGCCATGAGCGAAATGGAAGATTTTGAAGCGGCATTCGCCGCAGCAATAGACTTTGCCGAACAGGATGGTGAAACACTCGTCGTTGCTACGGCAGACCATAATACAGGTGGATTCTCCCTCGGACTGGATGGCGAATACAACTGGAATGCAGAACCACTTCATGAAATGCACCGCACACCTGAATTCATCACCGAAGAAATACTCGAAACTGAAGATATCAAAGGTACACTGGAAGCATACATCGACTGGGCATTCACATCAGAGGAAATCGGTGCGCTGGAAGAAGCCCTGCTCCTTCCGACAGCCGACCGCTATGGGGAAATCGAAGGCATCATCAAAGGGGCCGTCGACAAGCGTACCTTCACCGGCTGGACGACAGGAGGACATACTGGTGAAGACGTCAACGTCTACGCCTATGGTCCAGGAAAGGAAAAATTCCAGGGTCTCACAGACAATATCGAACATGGCGACTTCATCAAGTCATTCATGGCACAATAA
- a CDS encoding 2-keto-4-pentenoate hydratase — protein sequence MSSVEQLYTAYAANEPLELGVLEIESKEAAYDVQRGVLKLKEENGEVLTGYKISLTSRETQDLFHSDSPLYGAMTDRTVKKEINLNDYNIPLLEMELVFLVDEEILPEDDEAAIMQKCRVAPGAEVPDGRYKDWFPNTSLTEIIADGAVNGAVVYGEPSHYDYKAIEDIKGTLFHEGTAIKEGRSTEVLGHPASAVKWLAGTLAAQGEKLSPGLFISSGTFNLPLPLKTGTYRVEYENVGSVDFRVVQQ from the coding sequence ATGTCATCTGTTGAACAGCTGTATACTGCTTATGCTGCAAATGAACCATTGGAATTGGGGGTGCTTGAGATCGAATCGAAGGAGGCCGCCTACGATGTACAGAGGGGTGTGCTGAAATTGAAGGAGGAGAATGGGGAAGTGCTCACAGGCTATAAGATCAGTCTGACTAGCCGGGAGACACAGGATCTTTTCCACAGCGATTCTCCGCTATACGGAGCGATGACAGACCGCACGGTTAAGAAGGAGATCAACCTTAACGACTACAATATTCCACTTCTTGAAATGGAACTGGTCTTTTTGGTCGATGAAGAAATATTGCCTGAAGATGATGAGGCAGCCATCATGCAGAAGTGCAGGGTGGCTCCAGGAGCCGAAGTTCCGGACGGCCGGTATAAGGATTGGTTTCCTAATACTTCATTGACGGAGATCATCGCCGATGGGGCAGTGAACGGCGCAGTGGTATATGGAGAGCCGTCACATTATGATTATAAAGCGATTGAAGATATCAAAGGCACGCTGTTCCATGAAGGGACAGCAATCAAGGAGGGACGGTCAACGGAAGTCCTGGGCCATCCTGCCAGTGCGGTGAAATGGCTCGCCGGCACCCTTGCAGCCCAAGGGGAAAAATTGAGCCCCGGGCTCTTCATCTCTTCGGGCACCTTCAACCTGCCTCTGCCGCTGAAGACGGGCACATACAGGGTGGAGTATGAAAATGTCGGAAGTGTCGATTTCAGAGTCGTACAGCAATAA
- a CDS encoding branched-chain amino acid aminotransferase: MAQTLQIERANQLKEKPDVSTVKFGTVFTDYMFTNRYTPEHGWSQPSIVPYQNLEISPSCQAIHYGQSVFEGLKAYKNGDEVLLFRPDENFKRMNQSLARLSMPEINEENALNALYELLKVERDWVPGGPGQSLYVRPFVFADEPFLGVRPSETYQFSIILSPVASYYGGQADPTSIYVEDDFVRSVRGGVGSAKVSGNYAASLLAQKKANELGYEQVLWLDGVDQKYVEEVGSMNIFFVRDGELVTPKLNGSILPGITRKSIIELAKYKGYTVREEKIHIDDLANDLHSGRITEVFGAGTAVVISPVGKLNIHGVDHIVNDNQVGPISQELYENLTDIQYGRAEDPFGWVVRL; the protein is encoded by the coding sequence ATGGCACAGACATTACAGATAGAACGGGCAAATCAATTGAAGGAAAAACCGGATGTTTCCACAGTAAAATTCGGAACAGTCTTTACAGATTATATGTTCACAAACAGATATACACCGGAACACGGCTGGTCACAGCCTTCCATCGTTCCCTACCAGAACCTTGAAATCTCGCCGAGCTGCCAGGCCATCCACTATGGCCAGTCCGTATTCGAAGGACTGAAGGCATATAAGAATGGAGATGAGGTACTGCTCTTCAGACCGGACGAGAACTTCAAACGGATGAACCAGTCCCTTGCCCGCCTGTCCATGCCGGAGATCAATGAGGAAAATGCACTGAATGCACTCTACGAACTGCTGAAGGTCGAACGTGACTGGGTGCCGGGTGGTCCGGGTCAATCACTATATGTGAGGCCTTTCGTATTCGCGGATGAACCATTCCTTGGGGTCCGGCCATCTGAAACGTACCAGTTCAGCATCATCCTTTCCCCTGTAGCGAGCTACTACGGCGGACAGGCCGATCCGACCAGCATCTACGTGGAAGACGATTTCGTCCGTTCCGTACGCGGCGGCGTCGGTTCCGCCAAAGTCAGCGGCAACTATGCAGCCAGCCTGCTTGCGCAGAAGAAGGCCAATGAACTGGGATATGAACAGGTACTCTGGCTCGATGGTGTCGATCAGAAGTATGTTGAAGAAGTCGGCAGCATGAACATCTTCTTCGTACGTGATGGGGAACTTGTCACACCTAAACTTAACGGTTCCATCCTCCCTGGCATCACACGCAAATCCATCATCGAACTTGCCAAGTATAAAGGATATACCGTAAGGGAAGAGAAGATCCACATCGATGATCTTGCCAATGATCTGCACAGCGGCAGAATCACGGAAGTATTCGGTGCAGGAACAGCAGTCGTCATCTCCCCTGTCGGCAAGCTCAATATCCATGGTGTCGACCATATCGTCAATGACAACCAGGTCGGCCCGATTTCCCAGGAACTCTATGAGAACTTGACGGATATCCAATACGGTCGTGCGGAAGACCCATTCGGCTGGGTCGTAAGGCTATAG
- a CDS encoding carbon starvation protein A, with the protein MLTLTFSILLLILGYMVYGKIIERIFVIDDSNETPAYKSGDGVDYIPMHPIKGWLVQLLNIAGLGPVFGAVAGALYGPVALIWIVVGCIFAGAVHDYFSGMLSIRNNGSQFPALVEKYLGKSVKLFIYVVSLALMILVTAAFTAGPAELISIKTGGVIPFFVALVLIFAYFLLAAMLPINKIIGKIYPIFGAILIIMAVAVFGGLLLSGAQIPNLTLSTAHPEGLPVWPLLMVTISCGAISGFHSTQSPIIARTVRKESEGRKVFFGAMIAEGIIALIWATAGMTFFGGTNGLGAALANGGPAGVIDSISIGYLGTAGAFLAFMGAIVLPITTGDTALRSSRMILTEATGKFVKVANRPKLLIMTACVAIPSFLLATIDYSFLWRYLGFTNQMVSATMLWVAAAYLIKEEKLHFVAGLPAIFMTGVVGTYFFYAPETLNMSYEVSLVLGMIPVIATTALYARAVYRQKARSVAEPTHIG; encoded by the coding sequence ATGTTGACACTCACTTTCTCAATCCTACTACTCATACTCGGTTATATGGTGTATGGAAAGATTATTGAGAGGATTTTTGTCATCGATGATAGTAACGAGACGCCGGCTTACAAAAGCGGCGACGGTGTCGACTATATTCCAATGCACCCGATCAAAGGCTGGCTGGTACAGTTACTTAACATCGCAGGGCTCGGCCCTGTGTTCGGCGCAGTGGCGGGTGCACTTTATGGACCCGTCGCACTCATTTGGATCGTAGTCGGCTGTATCTTTGCTGGCGCAGTACACGATTATTTTTCAGGAATGCTGAGCATCCGCAACAACGGCTCACAGTTTCCTGCACTTGTTGAGAAATACCTGGGAAAGAGCGTCAAGCTCTTCATCTATGTAGTTTCATTGGCACTCATGATTCTGGTTACAGCAGCCTTCACCGCTGGACCAGCTGAACTGATATCAATCAAAACAGGTGGAGTTATTCCATTCTTTGTCGCACTTGTACTTATTTTTGCGTATTTTCTACTTGCAGCAATGCTGCCGATCAACAAGATCATCGGGAAGATATACCCGATTTTCGGTGCCATACTCATCATCATGGCAGTTGCGGTATTTGGGGGACTTCTCCTGTCGGGAGCCCAGATACCGAATCTTACTTTATCCACGGCACACCCTGAGGGACTGCCTGTATGGCCACTGCTTATGGTCACCATCTCATGCGGCGCCATTTCCGGCTTCCACTCCACTCAGAGCCCGATCATCGCACGTACTGTGAGGAAGGAATCCGAAGGACGCAAAGTCTTCTTCGGGGCCATGATTGCAGAAGGCATCATCGCCCTCATCTGGGCCACTGCCGGAATGACTTTCTTCGGTGGTACAAACGGCCTTGGAGCAGCACTGGCGAACGGTGGCCCTGCCGGGGTCATCGATTCCATCTCAATCGGGTACCTTGGCACCGCCGGGGCATTCCTGGCATTCATGGGCGCCATCGTACTGCCGATCACAACCGGTGACACAGCACTCCGTTCATCCAGAATGATCCTGACAGAAGCAACAGGAAAATTCGTTAAAGTCGCAAACAGGCCAAAACTTCTCATCATGACAGCCTGCGTTGCAATTCCTTCGTTCCTGCTTGCTACAATCGACTATTCCTTCTTATGGAGGTACTTGGGATTCACAAACCAGATGGTATCAGCAACGATGCTATGGGTAGCAGCAGCCTACCTGATCAAGGAAGAGAAATTGCACTTCGTTGCAGGACTTCCTGCAATTTTCATGACTGGCGTAGTCGGAACATACTTCTTCTACGCACCGGAAACACTGAACATGAGCTATGAAGTTTCGCTCGTTCTAGGGATGATTCCGGTCATCGCAACAACAGCACTCTATGCGAGAGCTGTATACAGACAGAAAGCAAGAAGCGTTGCTGAACCCACGCATATCGGTTAA
- a CDS encoding FadR/GntR family transcriptional regulator translates to MGISRKKVHEEIADLIMEDIRKGILTPGDKLPSISSMAESHQVSSASVREALNTLRVMDVIEVKHGQGSYVKERMPLGFEYEFEIITRKDIENLLGLRKIIEVGCAELACTHADENDLVKLYGALEKMQTAVMNNELGEQADYEFHISIAESTGNQMLVDLLDDVSEKMLETMKETRRIWLYEEKKSIRRIHEEHKAIYEAIRKKDIEGAKEAMLTHLNGVESVLLEHHK, encoded by the coding sequence ATGGGCATTTCAAGGAAAAAGGTGCATGAAGAGATTGCAGATTTGATTATGGAAGATATTAGGAAAGGCATATTGACCCCTGGTGACAAGCTCCCCTCGATCAGCAGTATGGCCGAATCCCATCAAGTATCTTCGGCTTCGGTCCGGGAAGCACTCAATACGCTCAGGGTAATGGATGTCATTGAAGTAAAACACGGACAGGGGTCCTATGTAAAGGAAAGGATGCCGCTCGGCTTTGAATATGAATTCGAAATCATCACGAGAAAGGATATCGAAAACCTCCTGGGCCTCAGAAAAATCATTGAAGTGGGATGTGCTGAACTGGCATGTACCCATGCAGATGAAAATGATCTGGTGAAGCTTTATGGGGCTCTGGAGAAGATGCAGACGGCAGTCATGAACAATGAGCTCGGGGAACAGGCGGATTATGAATTCCATATTTCAATCGCAGAGTCCACAGGCAACCAGATGCTTGTGGACCTGCTGGATGATGTTTCGGAAAAAATGCTGGAGACGATGAAGGAGACAAGAAGGATCTGGCTTTATGAAGAGAAGAAATCCATCAGAAGAATTCATGAGGAACATAAGGCAATATACGAAGCAATCAGAAAGAAAGATATTGAAGGAGCAAAGGAAGCCATGCTCACACATCTCAATGGTGTGGAGTCGGTATTATTGGAACATCATAAGTAG
- a CDS encoding L-lactate permease — MLILLSLLPILSIFFFLVVLRWSAKKGMLYSFIITVLIAYFGWQMGVVSISAAALKGVMTALEVGVIVFGAVLLLNVLKESGAVDTIRSSFTSISPDRRVQAIIVAWLFGTFLEGAAGWGAPATIVGPLLIALGFPALAAVMIALMLQSTPVSYGAVGTPILVGVNTSLENQPVVDSYLGGTGQEMSRFIFDVGGQVSIFHALVGLFIPLLMSAMLTKFFGRNRSFREGFAVWPFAIFAGLAFVIPFTLVANFLGPEFPSLLGGLVGMAIVIPLAKKGFLMPKQTFDFEPRETWQKSWFSDISAEMGPAKEISMVKAWLPYVLVAILLVVTRVEALGLKPLVSGWVVAFEDIFGTGINHSFTPFMIPGVVFIVVAVFTGWLHKVDGKGMANAFRLSGRTILAAMAALIVSVPLVQVFINSGINDAGFDSMPLVLAQGAANLFGDSWPLISPAIGAMGAFAAGSNTVSNMMFGLFQFGVADEIGANPLYIVALQAVGGAAGNMICVHNVVAASAAAGLIGKEGTLISRLLIPTTFYLVLAGAVGYVWVNGLGLNIGLFLIIAILITIFTMILRAQKRTETN; from the coding sequence ATGCTGATTCTGTTAAGCCTTTTACCGATATTATCTATTTTCTTCTTTCTCGTCGTTTTGAGATGGTCCGCCAAAAAGGGGATGCTCTACAGCTTCATCATTACCGTGCTCATCGCTTACTTCGGGTGGCAGATGGGAGTGGTCAGCATTTCAGCCGCAGCATTGAAAGGGGTCATGACTGCGCTTGAAGTCGGTGTCATCGTATTTGGTGCGGTACTGCTGCTTAATGTGTTGAAGGAAAGTGGTGCCGTGGACACCATCCGCTCCTCATTCACGAGCATTTCACCGGACAGGAGGGTGCAGGCGATCATTGTAGCCTGGCTCTTCGGAACTTTTCTTGAAGGGGCTGCAGGATGGGGCGCACCGGCGACGATCGTCGGACCGCTTCTGATTGCCCTCGGCTTTCCCGCACTTGCTGCGGTAATGATTGCACTGATGCTCCAATCCACTCCGGTTTCATACGGTGCGGTGGGAACGCCGATCCTTGTCGGGGTGAATACAAGCCTTGAGAACCAGCCGGTGGTGGACAGCTACCTGGGAGGAACGGGTCAGGAAATGTCGCGCTTCATCTTTGATGTGGGCGGCCAGGTCTCGATATTCCATGCCCTCGTCGGATTATTCATTCCACTGCTCATGTCGGCCATGCTGACAAAATTCTTCGGCAGGAACAGAAGCTTCAGGGAAGGTTTCGCCGTATGGCCGTTTGCCATCTTCGCAGGTCTGGCCTTCGTCATTCCGTTTACACTTGTAGCCAATTTCCTGGGACCTGAGTTCCCGTCGCTGCTCGGTGGACTCGTCGGCATGGCGATCGTCATCCCTCTGGCGAAGAAAGGCTTCCTCATGCCGAAGCAGACATTCGACTTCGAGCCTCGGGAAACATGGCAGAAATCCTGGTTCAGTGATATTTCTGCAGAAATGGGGCCGGCCAAAGAGATTTCGATGGTCAAAGCCTGGCTGCCTTATGTTCTGGTCGCAATCCTGCTCGTCGTCACACGTGTGGAGGCATTGGGGCTGAAGCCGCTTGTTTCAGGATGGGTGGTCGCCTTTGAAGATATTTTTGGAACCGGAATCAATCATAGCTTCACCCCGTTCATGATCCCCGGGGTAGTCTTCATCGTAGTGGCGGTATTTACGGGTTGGCTGCACAAGGTCGATGGAAAGGGGATGGCCAATGCGTTCAGGCTGTCAGGCAGGACGATACTTGCTGCGATGGCTGCATTGATCGTTTCCGTCCCCCTTGTACAGGTATTCATCAATTCAGGCATCAATGATGCAGGTTTCGATTCGATGCCGCTCGTACTCGCTCAGGGCGCCGCAAACCTGTTCGGTGACAGCTGGCCGTTGATTTCTCCAGCAATCGGGGCAATGGGTGCCTTTGCCGCCGGCAGCAACACGGTCAGCAACATGATGTTCGGTCTCTTCCAGTTCGGAGTGGCCGACGAGATTGGAGCAAACCCGCTCTATATCGTTGCACTACAAGCGGTTGGAGGTGCGGCTGGGAACATGATATGTGTGCATAATGTCGTGGCAGCCAGTGCAGCTGCCGGCCTTATCGGCAAAGAGGGTACACTGATTTCCCGTCTTCTCATCCCGACAACATTCTATCTTGTGCTTGCAGGTGCTGTCGGGTATGTATGGGTGAACGGTCTTGGATTGAATATAGGGCTCTTCCTCATCATCGCCATATTGATAACCATATTCACGATGATTTTACGTGCCCAGAAGCGGACAGAGACAAATTAG
- the mqo gene encoding malate dehydrogenase (quinone), whose translation MDNTEPKRIILIGAGILSSTFGSFLKNIEPDWNIKLFERLDQPAIESSNERNNAGTGHAALCELNYTVEQEDGSIDIEKAKEINEQFEVSKQFWSYLVKNEKIQNPEEFIRPLPHISFVQGADNVNFLRKRYEALSPLPMFEGMEYTEDLNEMEKWIPLMTKGRTSEEPVAASKMDTGTDVNFGELTRKMMKSISEHDNAEVHYNHEVLDFERRRDGKWGVKVRNLETDKVEYHVADYLFIGAGGNAIPMLQKTKIPESRNLGGFPISGAFLVCTNPEIVKQHGAKVYGKEPPNTPPMTVPHLDRRYIQGDQSLLFGPFAAIGPKFLKNGSNLDLFRSINPSNLLTMLSAGIKNVPLVKYSIQQVMMDKADRMKELRKFVPEAKDEDWDLIIAGKRVQVIKDTEEYGKGFIQFGTEVVHSEDNSVMAMLGESPGASTSVSVALEVFERNFPQYMDKWEPKIKEMIPSYGHSLIEDSGLLKEIREQTAQGLDLE comes from the coding sequence ATGGATAACACAGAGCCGAAAAGAATCATTTTGATCGGTGCGGGTATTTTGAGCAGTACTTTTGGTTCATTTTTGAAGAATATAGAGCCGGATTGGAATATTAAGCTTTTTGAAAGGTTGGATCAACCGGCAATAGAAAGCTCGAACGAAAGGAATAATGCAGGGACAGGCCATGCTGCGTTATGTGAACTGAATTATACAGTTGAACAGGAAGACGGATCGATAGACATTGAAAAGGCAAAGGAAATAAATGAGCAATTTGAAGTTTCCAAGCAATTCTGGTCCTACCTGGTCAAAAATGAAAAGATACAGAATCCAGAGGAATTCATCCGTCCGTTACCGCACATCAGTTTTGTACAGGGTGCGGATAATGTGAATTTCCTGAGGAAAAGATACGAGGCTTTATCCCCATTACCGATGTTTGAAGGCATGGAGTATACAGAAGACCTCAATGAAATGGAAAAATGGATTCCACTGATGACCAAAGGGCGTACATCAGAAGAGCCTGTTGCTGCGAGTAAGATGGACACGGGAACGGATGTCAATTTCGGGGAACTCACACGAAAGATGATGAAAAGCATCAGTGAACATGACAATGCAGAAGTGCATTACAATCATGAGGTGCTCGATTTCGAAAGGAGAAGAGATGGTAAATGGGGCGTCAAGGTCCGTAATCTTGAAACGGATAAAGTTGAATACCATGTAGCAGATTATCTCTTCATTGGTGCTGGAGGCAATGCCATACCGATGCTGCAGAAGACAAAAATCCCTGAGAGCAGAAACCTCGGCGGCTTCCCGATAAGCGGTGCATTTCTGGTGTGTACGAACCCGGAAATAGTAAAGCAGCACGGAGCCAAAGTTTATGGGAAGGAGCCGCCAAATACACCTCCGATGACCGTGCCGCATTTGGATCGGCGGTATATCCAAGGTGATCAGAGTCTATTGTTCGGTCCCTTTGCGGCCATAGGGCCTAAATTCCTGAAGAATGGGTCTAATCTGGACCTTTTCAGATCCATTAATCCGAGCAACCTACTGACCATGCTGTCTGCAGGCATCAAGAACGTTCCGCTCGTAAAGTATTCCATTCAGCAGGTCATGATGGATAAGGCGGACCGGATGAAAGAACTGAGGAAGTTCGTGCCTGAAGCAAAAGACGAGGATTGGGATCTGATCATAGCTGGAAAACGTGTGCAGGTGATCAAAGATACTGAAGAGTATGGGAAAGGGTTCATTCAATTTGGAACCGAAGTGGTCCATTCCGAAGATAATTCCGTCATGGCCATGCTGGGGGAATCCCCAGGCGCTTCTACATCCGTATCCGTTGCGCTCGAGGTTTTCGAAAGGAACTTCCCGCAGTATATGGATAAATGGGAGCCGAAGATTAAGGAAATGATTCCTTCATACGGCCACTCGTTGATAGAAGACAGCGGCCTATTGAAGGAAATAAGGGAGCAGACTGCCCAGGGCCTTGATTTGGAATAG
- a CDS encoding DASS family sodium-coupled anion symporter, with protein sequence MAEKHKHTNGVRWGQAAVFSSAILLFIAVLIFLPDTVSWPARSTIAIMVFGLVLWAFAPIPIELTSIVIIVLLIVMKPVEMDIILSGFASPAVFLIIGGMMMAVGVNQTLLVKRMTYFLLSLMGKSAKGIYIGFFILMQVQAFFIPATAVRASLMLPILSNIIEETGVDERSNFNKLMYIGAAFGGNVSGAVVLTAAIGNILAVEILRLYEGVSISYLQWFIYAAPMWLLLVLATMYIVWKCYPPESYSFDKLQVEMKSKYEELGTLSIDEKKCIGILVLTILIWFTESWHGYHPTFGALLAVILMALPVTGFAAWKRMLDINFGMVLLIGATLSLGYSLIESGAIDLLEVLVSPQFVLDVFSNPWLAIPITIIVSQIYHLGVTNVSTAVITLMPVLISLSVQSGVDPVVIVLASAISMLLGFLLIVETMPNVVVHSTGRVSQKDFLWPGLWLTLASIAIMIVIAYTYWRWIGFWP encoded by the coding sequence ATGGCGGAAAAACATAAGCATACCAATGGGGTAAGATGGGGGCAGGCAGCCGTATTCTCTTCAGCCATACTGTTGTTCATAGCTGTGCTCATATTTCTGCCCGACACAGTTTCCTGGCCGGCCAGGAGTACAATCGCCATCATGGTGTTCGGTCTTGTGCTATGGGCATTTGCACCCATCCCAATCGAACTGACCTCAATCGTCATCATCGTCCTGCTCATCGTGATGAAGCCTGTCGAGATGGATATAATCCTGAGCGGTTTCGCCTCTCCGGCCGTCTTCCTCATCATCGGCGGCATGATGATGGCAGTAGGGGTGAACCAGACGCTGCTCGTAAAGCGGATGACCTACTTTCTGCTCTCACTCATGGGAAAGTCGGCCAAGGGCATCTATATCGGCTTCTTCATCCTGATGCAGGTGCAGGCCTTCTTCATTCCCGCCACGGCTGTCCGGGCCTCCCTGATGCTTCCGATATTGAGCAATATTATAGAGGAGACCGGCGTGGACGAAAGGTCCAACTTCAATAAGCTGATGTATATCGGTGCCGCTTTCGGAGGGAATGTCAGTGGCGCGGTGGTGCTTACAGCGGCAATAGGGAACATTCTGGCGGTTGAAATACTCAGGCTGTATGAAGGTGTGTCGATATCCTATCTTCAATGGTTCATATATGCTGCACCAATGTGGTTGCTGCTCGTCCTGGCGACGATGTACATCGTATGGAAATGCTATCCACCGGAATCATACTCATTCGACAAACTTCAAGTTGAAATGAAAAGCAAATATGAAGAGCTGGGCACTCTGTCGATTGATGAAAAGAAATGTATCGGAATACTGGTGCTCACGATACTGATCTGGTTCACCGAGTCCTGGCACGGATATCATCCGACATTCGGGGCACTGCTTGCGGTCATATTGATGGCGCTGCCGGTGACGGGGTTTGCCGCCTGGAAACGTATGCTCGACATCAACTTCGGGATGGTGCTGCTGATCGGGGCTACACTCTCCTTGGGATATTCATTGATAGAGTCCGGAGCCATCGACCTTTTGGAAGTGCTGGTATCACCACAATTTGTTCTCGATGTCTTCAGCAATCCATGGCTAGCCATCCCCATCACCATCATCGTGTCCCAGATCTATCATTTGGGGGTCACCAATGTATCCACGGCCGTCATCACCCTCATGCCTGTTCTGATCAGCCTCTCCGTACAGTCTGGTGTGGATCCGGTAGTCATCGTCCTTGCTTCAGCTATCTCAATGCTGCTTGGATTTCTTCTCATAGTGGAAACAATGCCGAATGTTGTGGTGCACAGTACAGGCAGGGTCAGCCAGAAGGATTTTCTATGGCCGGGCCTGTGGCTGACGCTTGCGAGCATCGCAATCATGATCGTCATCGCGTATACTTATTGGAGATGGATCGGTTTCTGGCCATAA